In one Bacillus sp. PK3_68 genomic region, the following are encoded:
- a CDS encoding arsenic transporter — translation MSLEIAIPVFVFFITMLVIFWRPGGMNEAWPASIGAVIILLTGTVSREDVTDIIHKIGGASIAIIATIVMAVILESFGFFHWAAAKLASLAKGSGYRLYWYIQLLCFLMTLLFNNDGSILITTPILILLLKNLRLKPHQQIPYLLSGALIATASSAPIGVSNIVNLIALKIVDMSLYMHTAMMFVPATLGLLFMSWLMFILLRKKLPKKLPNSLYDIEEVFFEKNFHPLKTTLSFETKHKRTKFMMKLLLFVFVIRCLLFAASYFSIPIEIVAVLGSVILLLWRWYHLRTTPFDILKKTPWHILIFAFSMYVIIYGLHNAGLTAMLVKICEPVVNEGLFYSTFIMGGIVSILSNLFNNHPALMIGTITLTEMGLDPITLKTIYLANIIGSDIGSLLLPIGTLASLIWMHLLKENKIKIQWKDYLSVSLIVIPLTTIVTLFLLFYWVHIVFF, via the coding sequence ATGAGTTTGGAAATAGCAATTCCGGTATTTGTCTTTTTCATAACGATGTTAGTTATATTTTGGAGGCCTGGAGGGATGAATGAAGCATGGCCAGCTTCCATTGGTGCGGTGATCATTTTACTGACGGGGACGGTGTCCCGGGAAGATGTCACAGACATCATTCATAAGATTGGCGGCGCCTCTATCGCCATCATTGCTACAATTGTTATGGCTGTAATATTAGAAAGCTTCGGCTTCTTTCACTGGGCAGCTGCAAAACTTGCAAGTTTAGCTAAAGGCTCAGGTTATCGGTTATACTGGTATATTCAGCTTCTATGTTTTTTAATGACCCTTTTATTTAACAACGATGGAAGTATTTTGATTACCACTCCAATTTTAATATTGCTCTTAAAAAATCTTCGTTTAAAACCTCATCAGCAGATTCCTTATCTATTGAGCGGAGCGCTTATTGCCACAGCTTCAAGTGCACCGATCGGCGTAAGCAATATTGTGAATTTAATAGCTTTGAAAATCGTAGATATGTCACTTTATATGCATACAGCTATGATGTTTGTTCCAGCTACTCTAGGATTATTGTTTATGTCTTGGCTGATGTTTATATTGCTCAGGAAAAAGCTCCCAAAAAAATTACCGAATTCTTTGTATGATATAGAAGAAGTCTTTTTTGAAAAAAATTTTCACCCTTTAAAAACCACCCTTTCATTTGAGACCAAACATAAACGTACAAAATTTATGATGAAACTGTTGTTGTTTGTCTTTGTCATTCGCTGTCTCTTATTCGCTGCCTCTTATTTTTCTATTCCGATTGAAATAGTCGCCGTACTCGGTTCAGTCATCCTGTTGTTGTGGAGATGGTATCACTTGCGTACGACACCGTTCGATATCTTGAAGAAAACTCCATGGCACATTCTGATATTTGCTTTCTCGATGTATGTAATTATATATGGATTGCACAACGCTGGTTTAACAGCAATGCTTGTGAAAATCTGTGAGCCTGTTGTCAATGAAGGACTGTTTTATTCGACTTTCATTATGGGAGGGATCGTATCCATTTTATCTAACCTCTTTAATAACCATCCTGCTTTGATGATCGGAACCATTACTTTAACAGAAATGGGGCTCGACCCAATTACTTTAAAAACCATTTATCTCGCTAACATAATTGGAAGTGACATAGGATCATTATTATTGCCTATCGGAACTCTCGCTTCTCTTATTTGGATGCATCTCTTAAAAGAAAATAAAATTAAAATTCAATGGAAGGATTATCTGAGTGTCTCACTAATCGTTATCCCGTTAACAACGATCGTCACCTTGTTTTTATTATTTTACTGGGTGCATATAGTCTTCTTTTAG
- the pheS gene encoding phenylalanine--tRNA ligase subunit alpha gives MEQQLKELQIEALAKVEAAEELKQLNDIRVAYLGKKGPITEVLKGMGKLSAEERPKMGALANEVRAAVASAIEGKQSDLEQKAIQEQLEKETIDISLPGRPVKTGNVHPLTKVVEEIEDLFISMGYSIAEGPEVETDYYNFEALNLPKGHPARDMQDSFYITEDILLRTHTSPVQARTMEKHEGKGPVKIICPGKVYRRDNDDATHSHQFTQIEGLAVDENISMGDLKGTLEVFAKKLFGEDREIRLRPSFFPFTEPSVEVDVSCMCGGKGCRICKGTGWIEILGAGMVHPNVLEMAGFDSKKYTGFAFGMGPDRIAMLKYGIDDIRHFYTNDVRFLKQFAEHE, from the coding sequence GTGGAGCAGCAATTAAAAGAGTTACAAATTGAAGCACTCGCAAAGGTGGAAGCAGCAGAAGAGCTCAAGCAGCTGAATGACATCCGGGTCGCTTACTTAGGAAAGAAGGGGCCAATTACAGAAGTGTTAAAAGGCATGGGGAAACTATCGGCGGAAGAACGCCCGAAAATGGGGGCCCTTGCGAATGAAGTACGTGCTGCTGTAGCGTCAGCTATTGAAGGCAAACAGTCTGATTTGGAGCAAAAAGCCATTCAGGAACAGCTGGAAAAAGAAACCATCGACATCTCACTTCCGGGCCGTCCAGTAAAAACAGGCAATGTTCATCCGCTCACAAAAGTTGTGGAAGAAATTGAAGATTTATTTATCAGCATGGGATATTCCATTGCTGAAGGGCCGGAAGTAGAAACGGATTATTACAACTTTGAAGCCTTGAACTTGCCAAAAGGACATCCAGCACGTGATATGCAGGATTCTTTCTACATCACTGAAGATATCTTGCTGCGTACGCATACTTCCCCTGTGCAGGCACGTACGATGGAGAAGCATGAAGGCAAAGGTCCAGTGAAAATTATTTGTCCAGGCAAAGTATATCGCCGTGACAATGATGATGCGACACATTCCCATCAATTTACACAAATTGAAGGGCTGGCTGTCGATGAAAACATCAGCATGGGGGACTTAAAAGGAACGCTTGAAGTATTTGCCAAAAAATTGTTCGGTGAAGACCGGGAAATCCGCTTACGTCCGAGCTTCTTTCCATTTACAGAGCCGTCTGTTGAAGTGGACGTCAGCTGCATGTGTGGCGGGAAAGGCTGCCGGATTTGTAAAGGAACCGGCTGGATTGAGATTTTAGGTGCGGGTATGGTACATCCGAATGTATTAGAGATGGCTGGCTTTGATTCGAAAAAGTATACCGGATTTGCATTTGGAATGGGGCCTGACCGAATTGCTATGCTGAAATATGGAATTGATGATATCCGTCATTTTTACACAAATGATGTTCGTTTCTTAAAGCAATTTGCAGAACATGAATAA
- a CDS encoding DUF2642 domain-containing protein, giving the protein MDFLQASIHSKWSLLLKKVNNLRGGLEMSSPYFSDTLKSLIGYSIGIFSSDGTLVKGSLVNVKKDYLVLQNKKGEYFYYHLNQIKSISKNTKHLDKKPIQDDYLNAEKLQEILEHCKYKWITINCHNDQLVRGYLSKVFEDHIILISSEEKIIMQTSYISNIFPGFYEDSDSTAANDLNEKEAASPNQTEYVNNIQQEFHEEKPYENQLTNPETHSSPSLPNESGTQPQFHEEKILENQLADSETHSSPSLPNESEMQSQFHEEKTIENQLADSETHSNLSLPSESDTQLQLHEDAEFLLTSRQDIQQAKNKERPVEKQMTYNENNSLEKTQQDDHPIVEKTAEPIDYNLFDQKRQSRPSTGSGSLSASHEYEEKNERTENNKILNNDSTISSHSKKRFFRKKEARKS; this is encoded by the coding sequence ATGGATTTTTTACAAGCTTCCATTCATTCAAAGTGGTCCTTGCTATTGAAAAAAGTTAATAACCTGCGAGGAGGGTTAGAAATGTCGAGCCCTTATTTTTCCGATACACTTAAATCACTTATAGGCTATTCTATAGGGATTTTTTCTAGTGACGGGACGTTAGTTAAAGGAAGCTTGGTGAATGTAAAAAAAGATTACCTTGTGCTACAAAACAAAAAAGGAGAATATTTTTATTACCATCTTAATCAGATTAAATCTATTTCAAAAAACACAAAACACTTGGATAAAAAACCGATACAGGACGATTATTTAAACGCGGAAAAGCTACAAGAAATTTTAGAGCATTGTAAGTATAAATGGATCACCATTAATTGCCATAACGATCAACTTGTCAGAGGATACTTAAGTAAAGTCTTTGAAGATCACATCATTTTGATTAGCTCTGAAGAAAAGATTATTATGCAAACTTCTTACATTTCCAATATTTTTCCGGGCTTCTACGAAGATTCCGATTCAACCGCCGCTAATGATTTAAATGAGAAGGAAGCAGCCTCCCCAAACCAAACCGAGTATGTAAATAATATTCAGCAGGAATTTCACGAAGAGAAACCATATGAAAATCAACTGACGAATCCCGAGACACATTCTAGTCCTTCCCTGCCTAATGAAAGTGGAACACAGCCACAATTCCATGAAGAAAAAATACTTGAAAATCAACTGGCGGATTCCGAGACACATTCTAGTCCTTCCCTGCCTAATGAAAGTGAAATGCAGTCACAATTTCATGAAGAAAAAACAATTGAAAATCAACTGGCGGATTCCGAGACACATTCTAATCTCTCGTTGCCTAGCGAGAGTGACACACAACTACAACTTCACGAAGATGCGGAGTTTCTATTAACAAGCCGGCAAGATATACAACAAGCAAAAAATAAAGAAAGACCTGTTGAAAAACAGATGACTTATAATGAAAATAATTCTTTAGAAAAAACACAACAAGATGATCATCCAATCGTTGAAAAGACAGCCGAACCGATAGACTACAATCTTTTTGATCAGAAACGCCAATCACGTCCATCCACTGGCAGCGGATCTTTATCTGCCTCTCATGAATACGAAGAGAAAAATGAGCGGACTGAAAATAATAAAATACTTAACAACGATTCAACGATATCTTCTCATTCAAAGAAGCGTTTCTTCAGAAAAAAGGAAGCAAGAAAAAGTTAA
- a CDS encoding DUF421 domain-containing protein: MDFFHSQESLTSVQWILRAVVAFFFLLLVAKLMGRHSIAQLRMLDFIMALLLGNIIAHPLSDEHLGMKGSMITISVLVILYTVGVFLTLKWHKLRNWLDPAPFALINNGKIIYKNLSKSKISLDFLLSQLRKEKITDIQKVALALWEPDGNISVFLDPKYQPVTRSDMQLHPLPFSFPHAVVKDGKIDHSELKKIGKDPNWLETKLKKDQCVAVNEVLLATIDQNEQLKVLLYK; the protein is encoded by the coding sequence ATGGACTTCTTTCATTCCCAGGAATCCTTAACATCTGTTCAATGGATATTACGGGCAGTGGTTGCTTTTTTCTTTTTATTACTTGTTGCTAAACTGATGGGGCGACACTCCATTGCCCAATTAAGAATGCTTGATTTTATTATGGCTTTGTTGCTCGGCAACATTATTGCCCACCCTCTTTCTGATGAACATTTAGGGATGAAAGGCTCAATGATTACGATTAGTGTTTTAGTCATTCTGTATACAGTCGGTGTCTTCTTAACTTTAAAATGGCATAAGCTAAGAAATTGGCTTGATCCGGCTCCTTTTGCTCTTATTAATAATGGGAAGATTATTTATAAAAATTTATCTAAATCAAAAATATCCTTGGACTTTTTACTATCCCAGTTACGAAAGGAAAAGATTACCGATATACAAAAGGTAGCACTTGCCTTATGGGAGCCAGATGGCAATATTTCTGTATTTTTAGATCCAAAGTACCAACCGGTCACCCGATCAGACATGCAGTTGCATCCGTTACCTTTTTCTTTTCCTCATGCCGTTGTTAAAGATGGGAAAATTGATCACTCGGAGCTGAAAAAAATAGGGAAAGATCCAAACTGGCTTGAAACGAAGCTAAAAAAAGACCAGTGCGTAGCAGTCAATGAGGTGCTATTAGCCACAATTGATCAAAACGAGCAGTTAAAGGTCCTGCTGTATAAGTAG
- a CDS encoding MbeD/MobD family mobilization/exclusion protein: MPKDHDKENKNQEEKEQKHDRQHDRNGDQDRGRDRDRGRNRLEDLEDAIRDLQRQVERLQREIEQLERENARQQRQIDRLENEVDRLSNKCK; this comes from the coding sequence GTGCCAAAAGATCATGACAAAGAAAATAAGAATCAAGAAGAAAAGGAACAAAAACACGATCGGCAGCATGACAGAAATGGAGATCAAGACCGAGGTAGAGACCGAGACCGAGGAAGAAACAGACTGGAGGATTTAGAAGATGCTATTAGGGACCTCCAGAGGCAGGTAGAGCGTTTACAAAGAGAAATTGAGCAGTTAGAAAGAGAAAATGCTCGCCAGCAAAGACAAATTGACCGGCTTGAAAATGAGGTGGACCGCCTTAGCAACAAGTGCAAGTAA
- the zapA gene encoding cell division protein ZapA translates to MSNEEKNRTTVDIYGHHYTIVGTESKSHIRHVARLVDEKMREIKMKNPVLDLNKIAVLAAVNTVHDYVKLQEEMELLKEELRELKG, encoded by the coding sequence TTGTCGAATGAAGAGAAAAACCGGACTACGGTTGACATATACGGACATCATTATACAATTGTCGGCACGGAATCGAAAAGTCATATCCGGCATGTCGCCCGTTTGGTCGATGAAAAAATGCGGGAAATCAAAATGAAGAATCCTGTGCTTGATTTGAATAAAATAGCAGTATTAGCTGCTGTAAATACAGTTCATGATTATGTGAAATTACAGGAAGAAATGGAACTATTAAAAGAAGAATTAAGAGAATTAAAGGGATGA
- a CDS encoding DUF2642 domain-containing protein — MEKFIKHYVGEPITLELLGKTELSGTLVDWGADMLVLFKQDEFFYIPFFHIREIELLSNKEASTLAQPDAIPTLAVTEMLSLEKILLAAKGTFVEIDVTAAQPLHGHITNILDDYIVFSSPIYQTMLIPFQHIKRLTPYPAASRPYGFNSSVSPLASTAKPFATTFDNQLEDMIGTFATCNIGDKKSISGKLLHKEDHFISLLTVKEKQIHVNIHHIKTITCT, encoded by the coding sequence ATGGAGAAATTCATCAAACACTATGTCGGAGAGCCAATTACTTTGGAGCTTCTTGGGAAAACAGAATTGTCAGGCACGCTTGTTGATTGGGGCGCTGATATGCTTGTTCTCTTTAAACAAGATGAGTTTTTTTATATTCCTTTTTTTCACATTCGTGAAATAGAGCTCTTGTCAAACAAAGAAGCAAGTACATTGGCACAGCCTGATGCAATACCAACACTTGCAGTTACTGAAATGCTGTCATTAGAAAAAATATTGTTAGCAGCAAAAGGGACGTTTGTTGAAATAGATGTAACAGCGGCTCAGCCGCTTCATGGCCATATTACCAATATACTGGATGACTATATCGTATTTTCCTCTCCCATTTATCAAACCATGCTCATTCCATTTCAACACATCAAACGACTTACTCCTTATCCAGCGGCCTCTCGTCCTTACGGGTTTAACAGCTCCGTATCTCCGCTGGCTTCTACTGCTAAACCTTTTGCCACAACCTTTGATAACCAGCTAGAAGATATGATAGGTACATTTGCTACTTGCAATATTGGAGACAAAAAAAGCATCAGCGGCAAACTCCTTCATAAGGAAGATCACTTTATCAGTTTGCTAACAGTAAAAGAAAAACAGATTCACGTAAATATCCATCATATTAAAACAATAACCTGCACATAA
- a CDS encoding GNAT family N-acetyltransferase codes for MKPILLDFPSELYSKRLFIRMPKPGDGKVVHEAINASREELQAWLPFAKHKQSLDETEANVREAHAEFLTRKDLRFHIFNKETGEFIGSTGLHRMNWSVPKFEIGYWIDTRQSGNGYITEAVDALTDFAFDVLQARRVEIRCDEKNSKSRAIPEKLGFHLEGTLRHDDVSVDGKELRNTCIYSKIK; via the coding sequence GTGAAACCGATTTTGCTGGATTTTCCAAGTGAGCTTTACTCCAAACGGCTCTTCATTAGAATGCCAAAGCCGGGAGATGGAAAAGTGGTGCATGAAGCAATAAACGCTTCGAGGGAGGAGCTGCAAGCCTGGCTGCCGTTTGCTAAGCACAAACAAAGCTTAGATGAAACGGAGGCTAATGTAAGAGAGGCTCATGCTGAATTTTTAACACGTAAGGATTTGCGCTTTCACATTTTTAATAAAGAAACGGGAGAATTTATCGGCTCAACAGGCTTGCATCGCATGAACTGGAGCGTGCCAAAATTTGAAATCGGTTATTGGATTGATACACGTCAAAGCGGTAACGGCTATATCACGGAAGCGGTTGACGCGCTCACGGATTTTGCCTTTGACGTGTTACAGGCACGCCGGGTGGAGATTCGCTGCGATGAAAAAAATAGCAAGAGCCGGGCGATCCCTGAAAAGCTTGGCTTTCATTTAGAAGGCACTTTGCGTCATGACGACGTATCGGTCGACGGGAAAGAACTGAGGAACACGTGTATTTATTCAAAAATCAAATGA
- a CDS encoding M67 family metallopeptidase, producing the protein MKNDALNIPLSVYNEMVQHGLEELPYEACGILSGREKQVSTLWKLQNEKRARNSYFVSAQTVSAVLDEINGNGEKPIAIYHTHPTAKAAPSQIDIDCHPHSSIYMIIISYRQKIPVARCFFILEKSFRELLLKIE; encoded by the coding sequence ATGAAAAACGATGCATTAAATATCCCTCTCTCTGTCTATAACGAGATGGTGCAGCATGGGCTTGAAGAACTCCCTTATGAAGCGTGTGGAATTCTATCCGGCCGGGAAAAACAGGTCAGCACCTTATGGAAGCTTCAAAATGAAAAAAGAGCGAGGAACAGCTATTTTGTTAGTGCCCAAACGGTATCTGCTGTATTAGATGAAATAAATGGCAATGGTGAAAAGCCCATTGCCATTTATCATACCCATCCCACCGCAAAAGCTGCGCCTTCTCAAATAGATATTGATTGCCATCCTCATTCAAGCATCTATATGATTATTATTTCTTACCGGCAGAAGATTCCTGTCGCCCGCTGCTTTTTCATCTTAGAAAAAAGTTTCCGGGAACTCTTATTGAAAATTGAGTAA
- a CDS encoding CvpA family protein: MTNMIDIILIVLLLAGIVIGLKRGFILQFFHIAGSIIAIIAALALREQVAPVLKAWIPMPPVDQSLSFSLVASGFESFYYGAIAFILVFILVKIVLSMLGSFLDAIAHIPILREVNKVGGGVLGFVEIYLVLFVIVYLGMLLPTEVSSMIANSSIAGYMIHHTPYLSDALKNFESLAQLNRFSF; this comes from the coding sequence ATGACCAATATGATTGATATTATTTTAATTGTTTTATTGCTTGCCGGTATTGTCATTGGCTTAAAGCGAGGATTTATTTTGCAATTTTTTCATATAGCAGGATCGATTATTGCTATCATCGCCGCTCTTGCACTTCGGGAACAAGTGGCACCCGTGTTAAAAGCGTGGATTCCTATGCCACCGGTTGATCAAAGTCTGTCGTTTAGTTTAGTAGCCTCTGGCTTTGAATCTTTTTATTATGGAGCGATTGCTTTTATTCTTGTTTTTATTCTAGTAAAAATTGTTTTATCTATGCTAGGCTCTTTCTTGGATGCCATTGCCCATATCCCGATTTTGAGGGAAGTGAATAAAGTGGGCGGAGGCGTTCTCGGCTTTGTGGAAATTTATCTTGTCTTATTTGTGATCGTGTATCTTGGCATGCTGCTACCTACTGAAGTCTCTTCCATGATTGCTAACTCATCCATTGCCGGCTATATGATCCATCATACACCTTATTTGTCAGATGCGCTCAAAAATTTTGAGTCGCTTGCCCAATTGAACCGCTTCTCTTTTTGA
- a CDS encoding RNA methyltransferase produces the protein MKFIQSMKNPQVKQWKKLLTKKERERTGQYMVEGFHLVEEALNHKEEVIELIVSEEAVLPANWSVDGLEITMVTPEIAKTLSDTESGQGVFAICHKQELSKTLQGRTYLLIDAVQDPGNIGTMIRTADAVGLDGIILGMGCADPYNSKVLRSAQGSHFHLPIVQMPLLEAIQQLKEQGIRMFGTSLHRASDYREAQVNNSFALLVGNEGSGVEEALLKETDSNVYIPIYGKSESLNVAVAAGILLYHFKHSLKNV, from the coding sequence GTGAAATTTATCCAATCCATGAAAAATCCACAGGTAAAACAGTGGAAAAAGCTATTAACGAAGAAAGAACGTGAAAGAACGGGACAATATATGGTCGAAGGCTTTCATTTAGTTGAAGAGGCACTGAATCACAAAGAGGAAGTGATTGAATTAATTGTCTCAGAAGAAGCCGTACTGCCGGCAAACTGGAGTGTAGACGGCTTAGAGATAACGATGGTCACGCCTGAAATAGCCAAGACTCTTTCTGATACAGAATCAGGACAAGGCGTATTTGCTATTTGTCACAAACAGGAGCTGTCAAAAACGCTTCAGGGACGCACATATTTACTCATTGATGCCGTTCAGGACCCAGGCAATATCGGTACAATGATTCGGACAGCAGATGCAGTCGGATTGGATGGCATCATTCTCGGAATGGGCTGTGCCGATCCATATAATTCGAAAGTGCTCCGCTCGGCGCAAGGAAGCCATTTTCACTTGCCGATCGTTCAGATGCCGTTGCTTGAAGCGATTCAGCAGTTAAAGGAACAAGGAATTCGGATGTTTGGTACATCGCTCCATCGGGCATCTGACTATCGAGAAGCACAAGTGAATAATTCCTTTGCCTTGCTCGTTGGCAATGAGGGGAGTGGGGTGGAAGAGGCCTTACTGAAGGAGACAGATAGCAACGTGTATATTCCGATTTATGGGAAGAGCGAATCGCTTAATGTAGCCGTTGCTGCGGGCATCTTACTGTATCATTTTAAACATTCTTTGAAAAACGTTTGA
- the sspI gene encoding small acid-soluble spore protein SspI, protein MNFNLRNAVLANVSGSSQEQLEHTIVDAIQRNEEKMLPGLGVLFEVFWQNADEQEKQHMLQTLEAGLK, encoded by the coding sequence ATGAATTTTAACTTACGCAACGCCGTATTAGCCAATGTATCAGGAAGTTCTCAAGAGCAGCTGGAACATACCATTGTCGATGCTATTCAGCGCAATGAAGAGAAAATGCTGCCAGGTCTTGGCGTCCTGTTCGAAGTGTTCTGGCAGAATGCCGATGAACAGGAAAAACAGCATATGCTGCAGACATTGGAAGCAGGACTGAAATAA
- a CDS encoding PAS domain-containing protein gives MNAIGQIPINISLLHALDSLGENLIIADTDYTICWMNKKAASLLSTIAPLYGLSDAEKMIGKKMDVFHTRPETQREMMEKMTESHRARITIRDRYVADIIITAIKNDTDEITGYVVILMDVTTKAEEEERNEKLIQALSVPILKIWEKTIALPLIGEIDAVRADWLLNSVLKECAAHDIQFALIDLSGLYSHGEEIREHIQKLNDCLNLIGTQCIIVGITPELAMSIGELHIHIPIFNTAHAGLNYVLTRQQSGI, from the coding sequence ATGAATGCAATTGGTCAAATACCAATCAATATTTCCCTTCTTCACGCTTTGGATAGTTTGGGAGAAAACCTCATCATCGCTGACACCGATTACACAATATGCTGGATGAATAAGAAAGCAGCTAGTCTGCTATCCACCATAGCGCCTTTGTATGGTTTATCAGATGCGGAAAAGATGATCGGAAAAAAAATGGATGTATTTCACACCCGTCCAGAAACTCAACGGGAGATGATGGAAAAGATGACAGAAAGCCATAGAGCCCGTATTACCATTCGCGACCGCTATGTTGCGGACATTATCATTACTGCTATTAAAAATGATACTGACGAAATAACCGGATATGTGGTTATCCTTATGGATGTAACAACGAAGGCGGAAGAAGAAGAAAGAAACGAAAAGCTGATCCAGGCACTATCTGTTCCCATTTTAAAAATATGGGAAAAAACCATTGCTCTCCCTCTTATCGGGGAAATTGATGCTGTCCGGGCAGACTGGCTTCTCAATTCTGTCCTAAAGGAATGCGCCGCTCACGATATCCAATTTGCTTTAATTGATTTAAGTGGTTTGTATAGTCACGGAGAGGAAATCAGGGAACACATACAAAAATTAAACGATTGTCTAAACTTAATTGGAACGCAGTGTATTATCGTTGGCATTACCCCTGAGTTAGCTATGTCCATTGGTGAGCTGCATATTCATATCCCCATTTTCAATACAGCACACGCTGGTTTGAACTATGTATTAACCCGGCAGCAATCGGGCATCTAG
- the rnhC gene encoding ribonuclease HIII: MSHTVLNVSSTTLSEMKTHYASQATGKLPAGAIFTAKTAACTITGYRSGKVLFQGKDALLEAEKWQGEQAKAAPAKKKKPAPALLPPGFSEMSVIGSDEVGTGDYFGPITVVSALVRKEQLDELRAIGVRDSKDLTDKQIISIAKKIAKVVPYSLLILRNEKYNALQQKGMSQGKIKALLHNQALINLHQKISPERPDAVLIDQFAERNTYYRYLQDQKDVFRENVFFSTKGEGIHLSVAAASIIARYAFVKQMDELSNEAGFPIPKGAGSQVDVAAARLIREKGEGALTHFTKKHFANTQKALNLVSKR, encoded by the coding sequence ATGAGTCACACTGTTTTGAACGTATCAAGCACGACCCTTTCGGAAATGAAAACCCATTATGCTTCTCAGGCCACTGGCAAGTTGCCAGCGGGAGCCATCTTCACAGCTAAAACGGCTGCCTGCACGATTACTGGCTATCGCTCAGGAAAAGTTTTGTTTCAAGGGAAAGATGCTCTATTGGAAGCGGAAAAATGGCAAGGGGAACAAGCAAAAGCTGCTCCTGCTAAGAAAAAAAAACCAGCGCCTGCCCTATTGCCGCCCGGATTCTCTGAAATGTCGGTTATTGGCAGTGATGAAGTCGGAACCGGTGATTATTTTGGCCCCATTACCGTTGTTAGCGCATTGGTAAGAAAAGAACAGCTAGATGAACTGCGAGCAATAGGGGTCCGTGATTCCAAGGATCTAACCGATAAGCAAATCATTAGCATTGCCAAGAAGATTGCTAAGGTTGTGCCGTACAGCCTGCTTATTTTAAGAAACGAGAAATATAATGCTCTTCAGCAAAAAGGCATGTCACAAGGAAAAATAAAAGCTTTGCTTCATAATCAAGCGCTGATCAATTTGCATCAAAAAATCTCGCCAGAGCGTCCCGATGCCGTCCTAATTGATCAATTCGCCGAAAGGAACACCTATTATCGTTATTTACAAGACCAAAAAGACGTATTCCGGGAAAATGTGTTTTTCAGCACAAAAGGAGAAGGGATCCACTTGTCGGTAGCTGCTGCCTCAATCATTGCTCGCTATGCCTTTGTTAAACAAATGGATGAATTAAGCAATGAAGCTGGCTTCCCGATTCCCAAAGGCGCTGGCAGCCAAGTGGATGTCGCTGCCGCCCGATTGATCCGTGAAAAAGGAGAAGGGGCACTGACGCACTTTACAAAAAAGCATTTTGCTAACACACAAAAAGCATTAAATCTTGTGAGCAAGCGCTGA